Proteins encoded within one genomic window of Prauserella marina:
- a CDS encoding bifunctional phosphatase PAP2/diacylglycerol kinase family protein — MTRSAALPASRADTVLAAVSRSANKGSLWWVVASLLALRKGPSRRGALRGAVAIGGASAAANLIGKPLFPRRRPAAEIVPEARRLVKRPTSSSFPSGHAASAAAFVTAVTMESPAAGAAVLPLAAAVAYSRVHTGVHWPSDVGAGALIGVAAGLATRHWWPLHADGHGLTAHRADAPLMKDGEDMLAVVNPGSGNADIDPTEEVRFAWPKATLLYPDNGVDIRGQLNAEITRRKGKVRALAVAGGDGTVAAVASVAADHALPLALIPTGTFNHFARDVGVRSMPDADAATEAGKAVGIDLGEVEVGGGDGTGRRWFVNTASLGGYPEMVRLREKIEQRHPKWPSAVLAMVRTLRYARPLRVTINGKPALVWMIFVGNGTYSPKGFWPTHRPALDTGLLDVRYLRADLPYSRARFVAAVLTNTLSASHVYRQYDLASVDVRLLDGNRRVATDGEVGALGSAFRFRSRPSALTIYRL; from the coding sequence ATGACCCGCAGCGCAGCTCTCCCAGCCAGCCGCGCCGACACCGTCCTCGCGGCCGTGTCCCGTTCCGCCAACAAGGGCAGCCTGTGGTGGGTCGTGGCCTCGCTGCTGGCCCTGCGCAAGGGCCCCTCCCGGCGGGGAGCGCTGCGCGGAGCCGTCGCGATCGGCGGCGCGAGCGCGGCGGCCAACCTGATCGGCAAGCCGCTGTTTCCCCGGCGCAGGCCCGCGGCGGAGATCGTGCCGGAAGCCCGCAGGCTCGTGAAACGCCCCACCTCCTCGTCGTTCCCCTCCGGCCACGCCGCGTCGGCGGCCGCGTTCGTGACGGCGGTCACCATGGAATCGCCCGCCGCGGGCGCGGCCGTGCTTCCGCTGGCCGCCGCCGTGGCCTACTCCCGCGTGCACACCGGCGTCCACTGGCCGAGTGACGTCGGCGCGGGCGCGCTCATCGGGGTCGCCGCGGGACTCGCCACCCGGCACTGGTGGCCCCTGCACGCCGATGGGCACGGACTCACCGCGCACCGCGCGGACGCGCCGCTCATGAAGGACGGCGAGGACATGCTCGCCGTCGTCAACCCCGGCTCCGGCAATGCCGACATCGACCCGACGGAGGAAGTCCGGTTCGCCTGGCCGAAAGCCACGCTGCTCTACCCCGACAACGGGGTCGACATCCGCGGCCAGCTCAACGCGGAGATCACCCGCCGCAAGGGGAAGGTGAGAGCGCTCGCCGTCGCGGGCGGAGACGGCACCGTCGCCGCCGTTGCCTCCGTCGCGGCCGATCACGCGCTGCCGCTGGCGCTGATCCCCACCGGTACGTTCAACCACTTCGCCCGCGACGTCGGCGTGCGGTCGATGCCGGACGCCGACGCCGCCACCGAGGCTGGCAAGGCGGTCGGCATCGATCTCGGCGAGGTCGAGGTCGGTGGAGGCGACGGCACGGGCCGCCGCTGGTTCGTCAACACGGCGAGTCTCGGCGGATACCCGGAAATGGTGCGGCTACGGGAGAAGATCGAGCAACGGCACCCGAAATGGCCTTCCGCGGTACTCGCGATGGTCAGGACACTGCGCTACGCGCGCCCGCTTCGGGTGACGATCAACGGCAAGCCCGCGCTCGTCTGGATGATCTTCGTCGGCAACGGAACCTATTCACCGAAAGGCTTCTGGCCGACACACCGTCCCGCGCTGGACACCGGTCTGCTCGACGTTCGCTATCTGCGCGCCGATCTGCCCTACTCCAGGGCCAGGTTCGTCGCGGCGGTCCTGACCAACACGCTCAGCGCGAGCCATGTCTACCGGCAGTACGATCTCGCCTCCGTGGACGTCCGGCTACTCGACGGCAATCGCAGGGTCGCCACCGACGGTGAGGTCGGCGCGCTCGGCAGCGCGTTCCGGTTCCGGTCGCGGCCGAGCGCGCTCACGATCTACCGGCTCTGA
- a CDS encoding ubiquitin-like protein Pup: MAQEKIEKHGGGDSDEDVEAGAPAGQERREKLGEDVDTILDEIDDVLEENAEDFVRAYVQKGGQ; the protein is encoded by the coding sequence ATGGCTCAGGAGAAGATCGAAAAGCACGGTGGCGGCGACTCGGACGAGGATGTCGAGGCCGGCGCGCCCGCTGGGCAGGAACGCCGCGAGAAGCTCGGCGAGGACGTCGACACGATCCTCGACGAGATCGACGACGTCCTTGAAGAGAACGCCGAGGACTTCGTGCGCGCGTACGTGCAAAAGGGCGGCCAGTAG
- a CDS encoding tRNA (adenine-N1)-methyltransferase — MSAGPFRAGDRVQLTDSKGRHYTIVLAEGAEYHTHRGALAHDDLIGKPEGTVLTSAGGTSYLALRPLLADYVLSMPRGAQVIYPKDAAQIVMWGDIFPGARVLEAGAGSGALTCSLLRAVGQEGTVTSYEVRDDHAEHAERNVERFFGERPPNWTLERADVASHTGEVDRVVLDMLSPWEVLPSVAASLIPGGVLVVYVATVTQLSTVTEALREQECWTEPQSWETVLRPWHVVGLAVRPEHRMVAHTAFLLTTRRLAEGVTPMRQRRRPSKG; from the coding sequence GTGTCAGCAGGGCCGTTTCGTGCCGGGGACAGGGTGCAGTTGACCGACTCGAAGGGGCGGCATTACACCATCGTGCTCGCCGAGGGCGCGGAGTATCACACTCATCGTGGCGCGCTGGCGCACGACGACCTGATCGGAAAGCCGGAGGGCACGGTCCTCACCTCGGCCGGCGGGACGAGCTATCTCGCGCTTCGGCCGCTGCTCGCCGACTACGTGCTGTCCATGCCGCGCGGGGCGCAGGTGATCTACCCCAAGGACGCGGCCCAGATCGTCATGTGGGGTGACATCTTCCCCGGAGCGAGGGTGCTTGAGGCCGGCGCCGGTTCCGGCGCGCTGACCTGTTCGTTGCTCAGGGCGGTCGGCCAGGAAGGCACGGTCACCTCCTACGAGGTGAGGGACGACCACGCCGAGCACGCAGAGCGCAACGTCGAGCGGTTCTTCGGTGAGCGCCCGCCGAACTGGACGCTGGAGCGGGCCGACGTCGCCTCGCACACGGGCGAGGTCGACAGGGTGGTACTCGACATGCTCTCGCCGTGGGAGGTGCTGCCCTCGGTGGCGGCGAGCCTCATTCCCGGTGGCGTGCTCGTCGTCTACGTGGCCACCGTGACCCAGCTTTCGACGGTCACCGAGGCATTGCGCGAGCAGGAGTGCTGGACCGAGCCGCAATCGTGGGAGACCGTGCTGCGGCCGTGGCACGTCGTCGGTCTCGCGGTGCGGCCTGAGCACCGCATGGTGGCGCACACGGCGTTTCTGCTGACCACGCGCAGGCTCGCCGAGGGCGTCACGCCGATGCGACAGCGGCGCAGGCCAAGCAAGGGCTGA
- a CDS encoding MOSC domain-containing protein translates to MARVAGLFSYPVKGCAPMVLADAVVTAAGLAHDRSFMVVGEDGVFRSQRRDPRLALIRPTVSGEGSRMTLAADGTGDVVFDVDASGPRRAVELFGVPMRGIDQGDDAADWLSAVLGVASRLVRVPPEHARVTDGKTPGTPGTSGFADSSAIHLLSAASVRGLARRLGERGLPGLPVNRFRPNILVEGWEEHQEDGVRGFSAGSAEFGYTKPAIRCAVTTVDQHAGVRKGPEPLRTLATYRRIEGGVAFGTKFAVLRQGKVSVGDELIVSDRSAQSR, encoded by the coding sequence ATGGCCCGGGTAGCCGGGCTGTTCAGCTATCCCGTCAAGGGGTGCGCCCCCATGGTGCTCGCCGACGCGGTGGTGACCGCGGCGGGTCTCGCGCACGACCGGTCGTTCATGGTGGTCGGCGAGGACGGCGTTTTTCGCAGCCAGCGGCGGGATCCGCGGCTCGCGCTGATCAGGCCGACCGTGTCCGGCGAAGGCTCCCGCATGACGCTCGCGGCGGACGGGACCGGCGACGTGGTTTTCGACGTCGACGCCTCGGGGCCGAGGAGGGCGGTCGAGCTCTTCGGCGTGCCGATGCGTGGTATAGACCAAGGCGATGACGCGGCGGACTGGTTGTCCGCCGTGCTCGGCGTGGCGAGCAGGCTCGTCAGAGTGCCACCGGAACACGCGCGGGTCACCGACGGAAAAACACCCGGAACACCCGGAACATCCGGTTTCGCCGACAGCAGCGCGATTCACCTGCTGTCGGCCGCGTCGGTGCGGGGACTCGCCCGGCGGCTCGGTGAGCGGGGGCTGCCCGGCTTGCCCGTGAACCGGTTCCGGCCCAACATCCTCGTGGAGGGCTGGGAAGAACATCAGGAGGACGGCGTGCGCGGGTTTTCCGCCGGCTCCGCCGAATTCGGGTACACGAAGCCCGCGATCCGGTGTGCCGTCACCACGGTCGACCAGCACGCCGGTGTCCGGAAGGGGCCGGAGCCGCTGCGCACCCTCGCCACCTACCGCCGGATCGAGGGCGGCGTCGCGTTCGGAACGAAATTCGCCGTGCTGCGACAGGGAAAGGTGTCGGTCGGCGACGAGCTGATCGTGTCGGACCGGTCCGCTCAGAGCCGGTAG
- the arc gene encoding proteasome ATPase — translation MQHDLPGGRHEEADSSETSEAGSAGSPTSEQARQIRFLEEEVALLRRKLTDSPRQNRVLEQRLAEATERVSQLTERNNKLVETLREARSQLLALREEVDRLAQPPSGYGVFVASYEDGTVDVYTAGRKMRVSVSPAVEVDSLRRGQSVRLNEALTVVEGGGFESTGEVCALREVLLPDDDGGSSRALVVGHADEERVVWLSDPLAEQTLKPGDSLLVDSKAGYAYERVPKAEVEDLVLEEVPDVRYEDIGGLFRQIEQIRDAVELPFLHADLYLEYQLRPPKGVLLYGPPGCGKTLIAKAVANSLAKKVAEARGGEDAKDAKSFFLNIKGPELLNKFVGETERHIRMIFQRAREKASDGTPVIVFFDEMESIFRTRGSGVSSDVETTIVPQLLSEIDGVEGLENVIVIGASNREDMIDPAILRPGRLDVKIKIERPDAEGAKDIFSKYLTEELPIHGDDLLEFGGDRKATIDAMIQHTVERMYEETDENRFLEVTYANGDKEVLYFRDFNSGAMIQNIVDRAKKSAIKSVLETKQPGLRVQHLLDAIVDEFAENEDLPNTTNPDDWARISGKKGERIVYIRTLVTGKNQDSGRVIDTATNTGQYL, via the coding sequence ATGCAACACGACCTTCCCGGAGGTCGGCACGAGGAGGCCGACTCTTCAGAGACGAGCGAGGCCGGCTCGGCGGGAAGCCCGACGAGCGAGCAAGCGCGGCAAATCCGGTTCCTGGAGGAGGAAGTCGCGCTGCTCCGCCGCAAGCTCACGGACTCACCCCGGCAGAATCGCGTACTCGAGCAACGGCTCGCCGAGGCGACCGAACGAGTGAGCCAGCTCACTGAGCGAAACAACAAGCTGGTCGAGACGCTACGCGAGGCGCGTAGTCAGCTTCTCGCGTTACGTGAGGAGGTCGATCGGCTGGCGCAACCGCCGAGCGGTTACGGTGTTTTCGTCGCCTCCTACGAGGACGGCACGGTGGACGTCTACACGGCGGGCAGGAAGATGCGGGTTTCCGTGTCTCCCGCGGTGGAGGTCGATTCGCTGCGGCGTGGCCAGAGCGTGCGGCTCAACGAGGCGCTCACCGTCGTCGAGGGCGGCGGATTCGAGAGCACCGGCGAGGTGTGCGCGTTGCGCGAGGTGCTGCTGCCCGACGACGACGGTGGCAGTTCGAGGGCGCTGGTCGTCGGCCATGCCGACGAGGAGCGCGTGGTGTGGCTGTCCGACCCGCTCGCGGAGCAGACGCTCAAACCGGGCGATTCGCTGCTCGTCGACTCCAAGGCGGGCTATGCCTACGAGCGCGTTCCCAAGGCCGAGGTCGAGGATCTGGTGCTTGAGGAGGTTCCTGATGTTCGTTACGAGGACATCGGCGGCCTTTTCCGGCAGATCGAGCAGATCCGGGACGCGGTGGAACTCCCGTTCTTGCACGCCGATCTCTACCTGGAGTACCAGCTCCGGCCTCCGAAGGGTGTGTTGCTCTACGGTCCTCCCGGTTGCGGGAAGACGCTGATCGCGAAGGCGGTCGCCAACTCGCTGGCCAAGAAGGTCGCCGAGGCACGTGGTGGAGAGGACGCGAAGGACGCGAAGTCCTTCTTCCTCAACATCAAGGGTCCTGAGCTGCTCAACAAGTTCGTCGGCGAGACGGAGCGGCACATCAGGATGATCTTCCAGCGGGCGAGGGAGAAGGCATCCGACGGGACGCCGGTCATCGTGTTCTTCGACGAGATGGAGTCGATCTTCCGTACCCGTGGCAGCGGGGTGTCCTCCGATGTGGAGACCACCATCGTTCCGCAGTTGCTCTCGGAGATCGACGGTGTCGAGGGGCTGGAGAACGTCATCGTCATCGGCGCTTCCAACCGTGAGGACATGATCGACCCCGCGATCCTGCGTCCGGGCAGGCTGGACGTGAAGATCAAGATCGAGCGGCCGGACGCCGAGGGCGCGAAGGACATCTTCTCCAAGTACCTCACCGAGGAACTGCCGATCCACGGTGACGATCTGCTGGAGTTCGGCGGCGACCGCAAGGCCACGATCGACGCGATGATCCAGCACACGGTCGAGCGGATGTACGAGGAGACCGACGAGAACCGGTTCCTTGAGGTCACCTACGCCAACGGTGACAAGGAAGTGCTGTACTTCCGTGACTTCAACTCCGGCGCGATGATCCAGAACATCGTGGACAGGGCCAAGAAGTCGGCGATCAAGTCGGTGCTGGAGACCAAGCAGCCCGGTTTGCGGGTGCAGCACCTGCTCGACGCGATCGTGGACGAGTTCGCGGAGAACGAGGACCTGCCCAACACGACCAACCCCGACGACTGGGCCCGGATCTCCGGCAAGAAGGGCGAGCGGATCGTCTACATCCGCACGCTCGTCACCGGCAAGAACCAGGACTCGGGAAGGGTCATCGACACGGCGACCAACACCGGCCAGTACCTCTGA
- a CDS encoding NUDIX domain-containing protein, with amino-acid sequence MGGDELVAIYDGDGDVVGSATRARMRAEGLWHAAAVVLVRSPGGEHVYLHQRTEDKDVFPSLFDCWSGGVVAAGETPAECAAREIGEELGISGVKPEPLFTSVFEQPPIRCHNFTHEVRWAGPFVLQREEVAGGEWIGLEQLRAMAEDPASPLVPDGRIGILEWFRRYG; translated from the coding sequence GTGGGCGGTGACGAGCTTGTTGCGATATACGACGGCGACGGCGATGTCGTCGGCAGTGCCACGAGGGCGAGAATGCGGGCCGAGGGGTTGTGGCACGCGGCAGCCGTCGTGCTGGTGCGCTCACCCGGCGGCGAGCACGTCTACCTGCATCAGCGGACCGAGGACAAGGACGTGTTCCCCTCGCTCTTCGACTGCTGGTCCGGCGGTGTCGTCGCGGCGGGCGAGACCCCTGCCGAGTGCGCGGCCAGGGAGATCGGTGAGGAACTGGGCATCAGCGGAGTGAAGCCGGAGCCGCTGTTCACCTCCGTGTTCGAGCAACCCCCGATCCGCTGTCACAACTTCACGCACGAGGTCCGCTGGGCAGGGCCGTTCGTCCTGCAGCGGGAAGAAGTCGCCGGGGGCGAGTGGATCGGCCTCGAACAGCTCAGGGCGATGGCCGAGGATCCGGCCAGCCCGCTCGTGCCGGACGGCAGGATCGGCATTCTGGAGTGGTTCCGCCGCTACGGTTGA
- the dop gene encoding depupylase/deamidase Dop, giving the protein MRRIMGTEVEYGIAVPGDATANPVLTSTQVVLAYAAAADIPRARRARWDYEVESPLRDARGFDLAGPGQQGHDPDVEDLGAANVILTNGARLYVDHAHPEYSAPEVTNARDAVIWDKAGERVMEEAAIRAATVPGQPALQLYKNNVDGKGASYGTHENYLTARSTPFTSVIAGLTPFFASRQVITGSGRVGIGPQGEDAGFQLSQRSDYIEVEVGLETTLKRGIINTRDEPHADADKYRRLHVIIGDANLAEYSTFLKLGTTALVLDMIEAGTRFDELKLDEPVRAVHQISHDPTLNVKVELANGRKYTGLDLQFAYHEMAAAHLEREGADEQSKEVLRLWGEVLDALARDPAECADRLDWPAKLRLLEAYRSRDQLGWAAPRLHLVDLQYSDVRLGKGLYNRLVTRGSMKRLVSEEEVQAAITTPPHDTRAYFRGRALEKYANSIAAASWDSVIFDVGKESLVRIPTLEPLRGTKAHVGKLLDEAATAEELVEALTSPE; this is encoded by the coding sequence ATGCGGCGGATCATGGGAACCGAGGTGGAATACGGGATCGCGGTTCCGGGCGACGCGACCGCGAACCCGGTACTGACCTCGACGCAAGTGGTGCTCGCTTACGCGGCGGCGGCCGACATCCCCCGTGCGAGGCGGGCGCGCTGGGACTACGAGGTGGAGTCGCCGTTGCGCGACGCCAGAGGATTCGACCTCGCGGGTCCCGGTCAGCAGGGACACGACCCCGACGTCGAAGACCTCGGGGCGGCCAACGTCATCCTCACCAACGGCGCGCGGTTGTACGTCGACCACGCGCATCCGGAGTACTCCGCGCCGGAGGTCACCAATGCCCGCGACGCGGTCATCTGGGACAAAGCGGGCGAGCGCGTGATGGAGGAGGCGGCGATCAGGGCCGCCACGGTGCCTGGACAGCCCGCGCTCCAGCTCTACAAGAACAACGTCGACGGCAAGGGCGCCAGTTACGGCACCCACGAGAACTACCTGACGGCGAGGTCGACCCCGTTCACGTCGGTGATCGCGGGGCTGACGCCGTTCTTCGCTTCGAGGCAGGTCATCACGGGCTCCGGCAGGGTCGGTATCGGCCCTCAGGGCGAGGACGCCGGATTCCAGCTCTCCCAGCGTTCCGACTACATCGAGGTCGAAGTCGGCCTTGAGACCACGCTCAAGCGCGGCATCATCAACACCAGGGACGAGCCGCACGCCGATGCCGACAAGTACCGCAGGCTGCACGTGATCATCGGCGACGCCAACCTCGCCGAGTACTCGACCTTCCTCAAACTGGGCACGACGGCGCTGGTGCTCGACATGATCGAGGCGGGGACGCGGTTCGACGAGCTGAAGCTCGACGAGCCGGTGCGCGCGGTACACCAGATCAGCCACGACCCGACGCTGAACGTCAAGGTGGAACTCGCCAACGGGCGCAAGTACACCGGGCTCGATCTGCAGTTCGCCTACCACGAGATGGCAGCGGCCCACCTTGAGCGCGAGGGCGCGGACGAGCAGTCGAAAGAGGTGCTGAGGCTGTGGGGCGAGGTGCTCGACGCGCTGGCGAGGGATCCGGCCGAATGCGCGGACCGGCTCGACTGGCCTGCCAAGTTGCGGTTGCTTGAGGCATACCGGTCGCGCGACCAGCTTGGCTGGGCCGCGCCGAGGTTGCACCTCGTCGACCTCCAGTACTCGGATGTGCGGCTCGGCAAGGGGCTTTACAACCGGCTCGTGACAAGGGGTTCGATGAAGCGCCTCGTCAGCGAGGAGGAGGTGCAGGCCGCGATCACCACCCCGCCGCACGACACGAGGGCGTACTTCCGGGGCAGGGCGCTGGAGAAGTATGCGAATTCCATCGCGGCGGCCTCGTGGGATTCGGTGATCTTCGACGTCGGCAAGGAATCGCTGGTGCGGATTCCGACCCTCGAACCGCTACGGGGCACGAAGGCCCACGTCGGGAAACTGCTGGACGAAGCGGCGACCGCCGAAGAACTGGTCGAGGCGCTGACCTCGCCGGAGTAG
- the prcA gene encoding proteasome subunit alpha, whose product MTMPLYASPEQLMRERSELARKGIARGRSVVVLKYRGGVLFVAENPSPMLHKVSEIYDRIGFAAVGRYSEFESLRRGGIRHVDLQGYQYDRRDVSARALANVYAQTLSTIFTEQLKPFEVELCVAQVAASSDEDELYRLTYDGSIVDEPRFVVMGGQAETISNKLKDTFEVGMELAAALRVSTEALRSPGNGNSGTNGEGEPGKLEVAVLDRERPGRKFRRITGAALEALMPAKQAASDGAQADEGKSEGDAEPVDGGDGADGSGGSDSKESGD is encoded by the coding sequence GTGACGATGCCGCTGTACGCCTCACCCGAGCAGTTGATGCGCGAGCGTTCCGAGCTCGCGCGCAAGGGCATTGCCCGGGGCCGGAGCGTCGTCGTGCTCAAGTATCGCGGCGGCGTGTTGTTCGTCGCGGAGAACCCTTCGCCGATGCTGCACAAGGTTTCCGAGATCTACGACCGCATCGGGTTCGCCGCGGTCGGCAGGTACAGCGAGTTCGAAAGCCTTCGGCGCGGCGGGATCCGGCACGTGGATTTGCAGGGTTACCAGTACGACCGGCGCGATGTCAGCGCGAGGGCGCTGGCCAACGTCTACGCCCAGACCCTCAGCACGATCTTCACCGAACAGCTCAAGCCGTTCGAGGTCGAGTTGTGCGTGGCGCAGGTCGCCGCGAGTTCCGACGAGGACGAGCTGTACCGCCTCACCTACGACGGTTCGATCGTGGACGAGCCGAGGTTCGTCGTCATGGGCGGTCAGGCCGAGACGATCAGCAACAAGCTCAAGGACACCTTCGAGGTGGGCATGGAGCTCGCCGCCGCGCTGCGGGTGTCGACGGAGGCATTGCGCTCTCCCGGCAACGGCAACTCCGGCACCAACGGTGAGGGGGAGCCGGGCAAGCTTGAGGTCGCGGTACTGGACAGGGAACGACCTGGCCGCAAGTTCCGGCGCATCACCGGCGCCGCGCTCGAAGCGTTGATGCCCGCGAAGCAGGCCGCCTCCGACGGCGCGCAGGCGGACGAGGGCAAGTCCGAGGGCGACGCCGAACCGGTCGATGGCGGCGATGGCGCGGATGGCTCAGGCGGCTCTGACAGCAAGGAATCCGGAGACTAG
- a CDS encoding aldo/keto reductase, giving the protein MDNTTRVAVGLAVLGRPAYINVGSDAELPGERTVDAMRELTETVLDEAYSAGVRRVDVARSYGRAEEFLAGWLADRGHADVVVSSKWGYAYVGEWRRDSGVHEVKEHSLSRFRAQWAETRELLGDVVSLYQVHSLTPDSPLFTDEPLLAELAALRSDGVRVGFSTSGPEQASTIRRALELTVDGEPVFTAVQSTWNPLEPSAGLALADAHAEGILVQAKETLANGRLAVDPPFEVGALATVHDVTPDAVALATAFAQPWADVVLLGPAGTAQLQSNLAGARLRLTDDELETLAELRQAPSEYWAHRSTLDWQ; this is encoded by the coding sequence ATGGACAACACGACACGAGTCGCGGTGGGACTCGCGGTGCTGGGCAGGCCCGCCTACATCAACGTCGGCAGTGACGCGGAACTTCCGGGGGAACGCACCGTCGACGCCATGCGGGAGCTGACCGAGACCGTGCTCGACGAGGCCTACTCGGCGGGCGTGCGCAGGGTGGACGTCGCGCGTTCCTACGGAAGGGCGGAGGAGTTTCTTGCCGGGTGGCTCGCCGACCGGGGGCACGCCGACGTGGTGGTGTCCAGCAAGTGGGGCTATGCCTACGTCGGTGAGTGGCGAAGGGACTCCGGAGTTCACGAGGTGAAGGAACACTCGCTGAGCCGGTTTCGCGCGCAGTGGGCGGAAACCAGGGAGCTGCTCGGTGATGTGGTGTCGTTGTACCAGGTGCATTCGCTGACACCGGACAGTCCTTTGTTCACCGACGAGCCGTTGCTGGCCGAGTTGGCCGCGTTGCGTTCCGATGGCGTCAGGGTCGGTTTCTCCACCTCCGGTCCTGAGCAGGCGAGCACCATCCGGCGGGCGCTGGAGTTGACGGTGGACGGCGAACCGGTGTTCACGGCCGTGCAGTCGACGTGGAATCCGCTGGAACCCTCGGCGGGGCTCGCGCTCGCCGATGCGCACGCGGAGGGAATTCTCGTGCAGGCAAAGGAAACGCTCGCCAACGGAAGGCTCGCGGTCGACCCGCCGTTCGAAGTGGGCGCACTGGCCACCGTGCACGACGTGACGCCCGACGCCGTCGCGCTCGCCACGGCTTTCGCCCAGCCGTGGGCCGACGTCGTCCTGCTCGGCCCCGCGGGGACGGCGCAGCTCCAGTCCAATCTGGCCGGAGCGCGCCTCCGGCTCACCGACGACGAACTGGAGACACTCGCCGAACTCAGGCAGGCGCCATCGGAGTACTGGGCCCACCGTTCCACCCTCGACTGGCAGTGA
- the prcB gene encoding proteasome subunit beta: MEHTPRTSGFALPSAYLSSTTSSFTDFLRAQAPELLPSRPEGSFAPNSALEPPHGTTIVASTFNGGVLIAGDRRATSGNLIASRDLDKVHITDEYSAVGIAGTAGIALDLVRLYTVELAHYEKIEGVSLSLDGKSNKLGNMVKANLDVAMAGLAVVPLFVGYDIDAPDPKRAGRIVSYDVTGGRYEENGGYHAIGSGSMFAKSALKKLYNPDADAESAVRAAIESLYDAADDDTATGGPDLVRNIYPTVVTVTAEHGAVALPRDEAASIAQSVVAERAERPGRFAT, translated from the coding sequence ATGGAACACACGCCGCGCACCTCGGGCTTCGCGCTGCCCTCCGCATACCTGTCGTCGACGACGTCGTCGTTCACGGATTTCCTGCGCGCCCAGGCACCCGAACTGCTGCCGAGCCGTCCCGAGGGCTCGTTCGCGCCGAACAGCGCGCTGGAGCCGCCGCACGGGACGACGATCGTCGCCTCGACGTTCAACGGCGGGGTGCTGATCGCCGGTGACCGCAGGGCCACCAGCGGCAACCTCATCGCCTCGCGAGATCTGGACAAGGTGCACATCACCGACGAGTACTCGGCAGTCGGCATCGCCGGCACCGCGGGTATCGCGCTCGACCTGGTGCGGCTCTACACGGTCGAATTGGCGCATTACGAGAAGATCGAGGGCGTCTCGCTTTCGCTCGACGGCAAGTCGAACAAGCTGGGCAACATGGTCAAGGCCAACCTCGACGTCGCCATGGCCGGCCTCGCCGTCGTCCCGCTTTTCGTCGGCTACGACATCGACGCGCCCGATCCCAAGCGGGCGGGGCGCATCGTGTCCTACGACGTCACCGGCGGCCGGTACGAGGAGAACGGCGGCTACCACGCCATCGGCTCGGGTTCGATGTTCGCCAAGTCGGCGTTGAAAAAGCTGTACAACCCGGACGCGGACGCCGAGAGCGCGGTGCGGGCGGCCATCGAGTCGCTGTACGACGCGGCCGACGACGACACCGCGACCGGTGGGCCGGATCTGGTACGCAACATCTATCCGACGGTCGTGACCGTCACCGCCGAGCACGGCGCGGTCGCGCTGCCGAGGGACGAGGCGGCTTCCATCGCCCAGTCGGTCGTTGCCGAACGCGCCGAACGTCCCGGCCGGTTCGCGACCTAG